A genomic segment from Nitrospirae bacterium CG2_30_53_67 encodes:
- a CDS encoding putative addiction module antidote protein: MRKTTTTRYDVAEHLRTPEEMAAYLEACLEAANGDAAFIAKALGDIARAKGMAQVARDAGLSRESLYKALSGERSPDFDTILKVLDALGLKLHAEASHD, encoded by the coding sequence ATGAGGAAAACAACTACCACTCGCTACGATGTCGCAGAGCACCTCCGAACCCCGGAGGAAATGGCAGCCTATCTTGAGGCTTGTCTTGAGGCGGCCAACGGCGATGCAGCGTTCATTGCAAAGGCGCTGGGCGATATCGCCCGTGCCAAGGGCATGGCACAGGTCGCGCGTGATGCCGGCCTGTCTCGTGAAAGTCTTTACAAGGCGCTCTCCGGCGAGCGCAGTCCCGATTTCGACACCATCCTCAAGGTGTTGGACGCACTAGGCTTGAAGTTGCATGCCGAAGCGTCCCATGACTGA